In Callospermophilus lateralis isolate mCalLat2 chromosome 18, mCalLat2.hap1, whole genome shotgun sequence, one DNA window encodes the following:
- the Meis3 gene encoding LOW QUALITY PROTEIN: homeobox protein Meis3 (The sequence of the model RefSeq protein was modified relative to this genomic sequence to represent the inferred CDS: inserted 1 base in 1 codon), protein MARRYDELPHYSGIVDGTAALAGFSETVPSAPRGPGPYGPHRPPQPPAPGLDSDGLKREKDEIYGHPLFPLLALVFEKCELATCSPRDGASAGLGTPPSSDVCSSDSFNEDIAAFAKQIRSERPLFSSNPELDNLMIQAIQVLRFHLLELEKVHDLCDNFCHRYITCLKGKMPIDLVIEDRDGGCREDLEDYPASCPSLPDQNNTWIRDHEDSGSVHLGTPGPSSGGLASHSGDNSSDQGDGLDTSVASPSSGGEDEELDQERRRNKKRGIFPKVATNIMRAWLFQHLSHPYPSEEQKKQLAQDTGLTILQVNNWFINARXRIVQPMIDQSNRTGPGAVFSPEGQPVAGYAETQPHLTVRPPGSVGMSLNLEGEWHYL, encoded by the exons ATGGCCCGGAGG TACGATGAGCTACCCCACTACTCAGGCATCGTGGACGGAACAGCAGCCCTGGCAGGCTTCTCTGAGACAGTGCCCTCTGCACCCCGGGGCCCTGGGCCCTACGGCCCCCACCGGCCTCCCCAGCCCCCGGCCCCAGGCTTGGACAGCGACGGCCTGAAGAGGGAGAAGGATGAGATCTACGG ACACCCGCTCTTCCCACTGCTGGCCTTGGTCTTTGAGAAATGTGAACTGGCCACCTGCTCACCCAGAGATGGGGCCAGCGCTGGGCTGGGCACACCCCCCAGCAGCGACGTCTGCTCCTCTGACTCCTTCAACGAGGACATTGCGGCCTTTGCCAAACAG ATCCGCTCCGAGAGACCTCTCTTCTCCTCCAACCCAGAGCTGGACAACCTG ATGATCCAGGCCATTCAGGTGCTCCGGTTCCACCTGCTGGAGCTGGAGAAG GTCCACGACCTGTGCGACAACTTCTGTCACCGCTACATCACCTGCCTCAAGGGAAAGATGCCCATCGACCTGGTCATCGAGGATCGGGATGGCGGCTGCAGGGAGGATCTCGAGGACTATCcagcctcctgccccagcctcccagacCAG AATAACACATGGATCAGAGACCATGAGGACAGTGGGTCTGTCCATTTGGGGACTCCGGGTCCATCCAGCGGGGGCCTGGCCTCTCACAGTGGGGACAACTCCAGCGACCAAG GAGATGGGCTGGACACAAGcgtggcctctcccagctctgggggAGAGGACGAGGAGCTGGACCAGGAGCGGCGGCGGAATAAGAAGAGAGGGATCTTCCCCAAGGTGGCCACCAACATCATGCGAGCCTGGTTGTTCCAGCACCTCTCG CACCCGTACCCCTCAGAGGAGCAGAAGAAACAGCTGGCACAGGACACGGGGCTCACCATCCTGCAAGTCAACAACTG GTTCATTAACGCCC AACGCATCGTGCAACCCATGATCGACCAATCCAACCGCACAG GGCCAGGCGCCGTCTTCAGCCCCGAGGGCCAGCCCGTGGCAGGCTACGCTGAGACTCAGCCGCATCTGACTGTCAGGCCGCCCG GCTCAGTGGGCATGAGTCTGAACTTGGAAGGAGAGTGGCATTACCTATAG